In bacterium, the following proteins share a genomic window:
- a CDS encoding beta-N-acetylhexosaminidase — translation MFAATLIVCVSSLFPSAGSCQSAVTPPLIPRPNGLRLNGGWMRLSIGSPVVVTPQTREVGEYLAAFLERASGSLIEVRERSAGPDGEYAPWDSDADIGAVVLSLDPTLERLGPEGYRLSIDSNSVRISSSTADGVFYGCQSLRQLLPATAETGRVRDAAWTVPQMQVEDSPRFRWRGLMVDCSRTFQSLEYLRKLIDCLALYKLNVLHLHLTDDQGWRLEIERYPELTGCGANYPERYHQSGGFYTQAQMRQLIEYARLRRVTIVPEIEMPGHCMGALAAYPQLSCTGGPFEIFPFFKGDGIQADVFCAGNDSVFTFLQNVLDEVIGLFPSRYVHVGGDEVPKTRWEHCPLCQARMRKEGLKNEEELQSWFIRRIEGYLNAKGRLLIGWDEILQGGLAPRAAVMSWRGTEGGVRASGMGHDVVMSPTSHCYLDYEHTTISVEKAYSFDPAPETFTGQQKSHVLGVQGNIWTHIAVSEPAVDRQVFPRLIALAEAGWTAPALKDWNDFSARLGRHFRRLDELGVNYYKGE, via the coding sequence ATGTTTGCGGCGACGCTGATCGTGTGTGTTTCCAGCCTGTTTCCCTCCGCCGGGTCCTGCCAGAGCGCTGTCACGCCACCTTTGATCCCCCGTCCGAACGGGCTGCGGCTGAACGGCGGATGGATGCGATTGTCCATCGGCTCGCCGGTGGTGGTCACCCCACAGACACGTGAGGTGGGAGAATACCTGGCCGCGTTCCTGGAGCGGGCCAGCGGCTCGCTGATCGAGGTCCGGGAGCGCTCCGCCGGACCGGATGGCGAGTACGCCCCCTGGGACAGCGACGCCGATATCGGCGCGGTGGTGCTCAGCCTCGACCCGACACTCGAGCGCCTGGGCCCCGAGGGCTACCGTCTGAGCATTGACAGCAACAGCGTGCGGATCAGCTCCTCCACTGCGGATGGGGTGTTCTACGGCTGCCAGAGCCTGCGCCAGCTCCTGCCAGCCACGGCCGAAACCGGACGGGTGCGGGATGCGGCCTGGACAGTCCCGCAGATGCAGGTGGAGGATTCGCCGCGTTTCCGCTGGCGCGGCCTGATGGTGGACTGCAGCCGCACTTTCCAGAGCCTGGAGTACCTGCGCAAGTTGATCGACTGCCTGGCCCTCTACAAACTGAATGTCCTGCACCTGCACCTGACCGACGATCAGGGCTGGCGCCTTGAGATCGAGCGCTACCCCGAGCTGACCGGCTGCGGGGCAAACTATCCCGAACGGTACCATCAGAGCGGCGGTTTCTACACCCAGGCCCAGATGCGCCAGTTGATCGAATATGCCCGCCTGCGCCGGGTGACAATCGTGCCCGAGATCGAGATGCCCGGACACTGTATGGGAGCCCTGGCGGCCTATCCGCAGCTTTCCTGCACCGGCGGGCCGTTTGAGATTTTCCCGTTCTTCAAGGGTGACGGGATCCAGGCGGATGTGTTCTGCGCCGGGAACGACTCCGTGTTCACGTTCCTGCAGAACGTGCTGGACGAGGTGATCGGGCTTTTCCCCTCGCGCTATGTCCACGTGGGCGGGGACGAGGTTCCCAAGACCCGCTGGGAGCACTGCCCCCTGTGCCAGGCCCGGATGCGGAAAGAGGGTCTGAAAAACGAGGAGGAACTGCAGAGCTGGTTCATCCGCCGGATCGAGGGCTACCTCAACGCCAAGGGCCGTCTGCTGATCGGCTGGGACGAGATACTCCAGGGCGGCCTGGCCCCGCGCGCCGCGGTGATGAGCTGGCGCGGGACCGAGGGCGGGGTCCGGGCCAGCGGCATGGGTCACGACGTGGTGATGAGCCCCACCAGCCACTGCTACCTGGACTACGAGCACACCACCATATCGGTCGAGAAAGCCTACTCTTTCGACCCGGCGCCGGAGACGTTCACCGGGCAGCAGAAAAGCCACGTGCTGGGCGTCCAGGGCAATATCTGGACCCACATCGCGGTCAGCGAGCCGGCCGTGGACAGGCAGGTGTTCCCGCGCCTGATCGCCCTGGCCGAGGCGGGCTGGACCGCGCCCGCGCTCAAGGACTGGAACGATTTCAGCGCCAGGCTGGGCCGGCATTTCAGACGCCTGGACGAGCTGGGGGTCAACTACTACAAGGGGGAGTGA
- a CDS encoding MBL fold metallo-hydrolase has product MRITLRTVLLCLLLGFGWTEARAAVEVAASTSDSSRFSTAFRFRTYQDEQGKPRPNPAPEQIYGPLYSVGPVDVSVYLLKTAQGLVLFDSGYRGRDSSLVEDNVRKLGLDPQQIKEIFITHWHPDHSGGAARIAALSGAEVLLNKYDAEVVRTGLYRGKSVLTPCDRVKDIEDGQVFDLGDATVKVLYTPGQTRGEVVYLVTLDGPQGPCRALAAGDATGFKDDVEEFEQNKYPGICADYDRTVEILKSLQFDLYLGGHPHQVFNEMRADGFPFVTRGQWLKMVENRHQQKVVFLQAHPEYANY; this is encoded by the coding sequence ATGAGAATCACCCTGCGCACAGTTCTGCTCTGCCTGCTGCTGGGTTTCGGCTGGACCGAGGCCCGGGCCGCGGTCGAGGTGGCCGCCTCGACCTCGGACAGCAGCCGGTTCAGCACCGCTTTCCGTTTCAGGACCTACCAGGATGAACAGGGCAAACCGCGTCCCAACCCGGCGCCGGAGCAAATCTACGGGCCGCTCTATTCGGTCGGGCCGGTGGACGTGAGTGTCTATTTGCTGAAAACCGCCCAGGGGCTGGTCCTGTTCGATTCCGGCTACCGCGGGCGGGACAGCAGCCTGGTCGAGGACAATGTCCGCAAGCTGGGCCTCGACCCGCAGCAGATCAAGGAAATCTTCATCACCCACTGGCACCCCGACCACTCCGGCGGTGCGGCGCGGATCGCCGCGCTCTCGGGCGCCGAGGTGCTGTTGAACAAGTACGACGCCGAGGTTGTCCGCACGGGCCTCTACCGCGGCAAATCTGTTCTGACTCCGTGCGATAGAGTGAAAGACATAGAAGACGGCCAGGTGTTCGACCTGGGCGACGCGACGGTGAAAGTGCTCTACACCCCCGGACAGACCCGCGGCGAGGTGGTCTACCTGGTCACGCTGGACGGTCCCCAGGGTCCCTGCCGCGCTTTGGCGGCCGGGGACGCCACCGGGTTCAAGGACGATGTGGAGGAGTTCGAGCAAAACAAGTATCCCGGTATCTGCGCCGATTACGACCGGACCGTGGAAATCCTCAAGTCCCTCCAGTTCGACCTCTACCTGGGCGGGCACCCGCACCAGGTGTTCAACGAGATGCGCGCGGATGGTTTCCCCTTTGTCACGCGCGGGCAGTGGCTGAAAATGGTGGAGAACCGTCACCAGCAGAAAGTTGTCTTTCTGCAGGCACACCCGGAGTATGCAAACTACTGA
- a CDS encoding Nramp family divalent metal transporter: MGKIRAALAAIGPGLFMIGYNIGTGSVTTMAETGSKYGLTLLWAVVLSCLVTFVMLVAYGRFTLVTGETAISAFRRHLPLGNFLALYAMIALTFGELAALAGIMGILTSLIKEWTRILFGGQGANEVLTTVAILGGCFWLLWLGRYSYFEKFLSLLVAVMGASFLASAALLTGDPAALLSGLSFRMPSGEGAFINLAAIAGTTCGAMVFVMRSLVVAEKGWNVGDLRRERLDAAVSAGVMFLLSAAIMICASEAIFRRGGAPVYQAVDMVRMLEPLAGRYAISVLVVGIIGAGVSTIFPIALIAPWLVCDYTGRKPDLRSPLFRVLGAAGLMLGLTAPVFHWRPVWVMVASQAFQATILPAVTVASMLLLNDRKLMGVHKAGPWMNLGLVLTLLFSFFTSLPGMFDLTAALTRQAAGIAPLWRVVLVLAAGAAVVAPCAWIVYAWATSLKAGLRSRPGSGS; this comes from the coding sequence ATGGGAAAAATCAGAGCGGCGCTGGCCGCGATCGGCCCGGGCCTGTTCATGATCGGGTACAATATCGGCACCGGCAGCGTGACCACCATGGCCGAAACCGGCAGCAAGTACGGCCTGACCCTGCTCTGGGCCGTGGTGCTGTCGTGCCTGGTCACTTTCGTGATGCTGGTCGCCTACGGCCGTTTCACCCTGGTGACCGGAGAAACGGCCATTTCCGCTTTCCGCAGGCACCTTCCCCTGGGCAATTTCCTGGCGCTCTACGCCATGATCGCCCTCACTTTCGGCGAGCTGGCCGCCCTGGCCGGGATCATGGGCATCCTGACCAGTCTGATCAAGGAATGGACCCGCATTCTTTTCGGCGGGCAAGGGGCGAATGAGGTTCTGACCACCGTGGCGATCCTGGGCGGCTGTTTCTGGCTGCTCTGGCTGGGGCGCTACTCCTATTTCGAGAAATTCCTCAGCCTGCTCGTGGCGGTGATGGGGGCCAGTTTCCTGGCCAGCGCGGCGCTGCTGACAGGTGACCCGGCGGCGCTGCTGTCCGGGCTGAGCTTCAGGATGCCCTCCGGCGAGGGGGCTTTCATCAACCTGGCCGCCATTGCCGGGACCACCTGCGGGGCGATGGTGTTTGTCATGCGCAGCCTGGTGGTGGCCGAGAAAGGCTGGAACGTGGGCGACCTGCGCCGGGAGCGCCTGGATGCCGCGGTCAGTGCGGGAGTGATGTTCCTGCTGTCGGCGGCGATCATGATCTGCGCCTCGGAGGCGATTTTCCGCCGGGGCGGCGCGCCGGTCTACCAGGCCGTGGACATGGTGCGGATGCTGGAGCCGCTGGCCGGGCGGTACGCGATCAGTGTCCTGGTGGTCGGGATAATCGGCGCCGGGGTGAGCACCATTTTCCCCATCGCCCTGATCGCTCCCTGGCTGGTCTGCGACTACACCGGCCGCAAGCCCGACCTGAGAAGCCCTCTGTTCCGGGTGCTGGGCGCGGCCGGCCTCATGCTCGGCCTCACCGCCCCGGTGTTCCACTGGCGGCCGGTCTGGGTGATGGTCGCGTCGCAGGCGTTCCAGGCCACGATCCTGCCCGCGGTGACCGTGGCGTCGATGCTGTTGCTCAACGACCGCAAGCTGATGGGCGTCCACAAAGCCGGCCCCTGGATGAACCTGGGCCTGGTCCTGACCCTGCTGTTCTCCTTTTTTACCTCGTTGCCCGGCATGTTCGACCTGACCGCCGCCCTGACCCGTCAGGCCGCGGGGATAGCCCCCCTCTGGCGCGTCGTTCTGGTCCTGGCCGCGGGCGCGGCGGTGGTGGCCCCCTGTGCCTGGATTGTCTACGCCTGGGCCACGAGCCTCAAGGCCGGGCTCCGTTCGCGGCCCGGCTCCGGCAGTTGA
- a CDS encoding trimethylamine methyltransferase family protein translates to MFSAAAGSRRAPGTKRKVRHMSGLFGRIKVLSEAEMGLLQQAALDILERAGMIVHHAESRRMLEALGCAVDNAGERVRFPQAVVQEAAQRLRGDYLRPERRGLRQGNRYTESSYYKRDEELCHSFTANSGGFCTLVYDLDRNRRAATRQDLLDGLKLVNALDDITHSGLPCSDQAVPAPLRPVKMAAELAKYTTKLGGIEAWTVTDVRFIKEIAVVVRGDEATLRARPCLVGYAESRSPLALDGNMADVFIEYIRQGLPQSIDTMPCAGTTTPATGAGTLAVGLAETLGGLVLGYAVDREAVLSLDFCGSYCDMNTLLFQLAGADRLPLLGAWIQFLKEMYGISCGVHGGKSDACEPGFQAGMQKAASALIPLLCGATGIGTVGQVEGCLTYSPLQLVLDAEMVRYLRRVLAGLTVTEESLAVDQTLKVGPEGNFIGEPHTADNFRKEFWLSELTECLSWEVYKDRPVRGMERLAEEKVRAIIARPLEPVLDDNQITEIDRIVRHAEKAILG, encoded by the coding sequence ATGTTTTCCGCTGCGGCAGGGTCGCGGCGCGCACCAGGGACCAAGCGAAAGGTCAGGCACATGTCCGGACTGTTCGGCAGGATAAAGGTTTTGAGCGAGGCTGAGATGGGGCTGCTCCAGCAGGCGGCCCTCGACATTCTGGAGCGGGCCGGGATGATCGTGCATCATGCCGAGTCGCGGCGGATGCTGGAGGCCCTGGGCTGCGCGGTCGACAATGCCGGCGAGCGGGTCCGGTTCCCGCAGGCCGTGGTCCAGGAGGCGGCCCAGCGGCTCCGCGGCGATTACCTTCGCCCGGAGAGGCGCGGCCTTCGCCAGGGCAACCGCTACACGGAATCCAGCTACTACAAGCGCGATGAGGAGCTTTGCCATAGTTTCACGGCCAACTCGGGCGGGTTCTGCACCCTGGTCTACGACCTCGACCGCAACCGTCGCGCCGCCACCCGCCAGGACCTGCTCGACGGCCTCAAGCTTGTCAACGCCCTGGATGACATCACCCACTCCGGCCTGCCCTGCTCCGACCAGGCGGTGCCGGCCCCCCTGCGGCCGGTCAAGATGGCGGCCGAGCTGGCCAAGTACACCACCAAGCTGGGCGGCATCGAGGCCTGGACCGTTACCGATGTCCGTTTCATCAAGGAAATCGCGGTCGTGGTGCGCGGGGACGAGGCCACTCTTCGCGCCCGCCCCTGCCTGGTGGGTTACGCCGAGAGCCGTAGCCCGCTGGCGCTGGACGGCAACATGGCGGATGTGTTCATCGAGTACATCCGCCAGGGCCTGCCGCAGTCGATAGACACCATGCCCTGCGCCGGCACGACCACACCGGCCACCGGCGCCGGGACCCTGGCCGTGGGACTGGCCGAGACCCTGGGCGGACTGGTCCTGGGCTACGCGGTCGACCGGGAGGCCGTGCTCAGCCTGGATTTCTGCGGCAGCTACTGCGACATGAACACCCTTCTGTTCCAGCTCGCCGGCGCTGACCGTCTGCCCCTGCTCGGGGCCTGGATCCAGTTCCTCAAGGAGATGTACGGGATCAGTTGCGGGGTGCACGGCGGCAAGAGCGACGCCTGCGAGCCGGGGTTCCAGGCCGGGATGCAGAAAGCCGCCAGCGCGCTGATCCCTCTGCTGTGCGGCGCCACCGGGATCGGCACTGTCGGCCAGGTGGAGGGCTGCCTGACCTACAGCCCGCTGCAACTGGTGCTGGATGCCGAGATGGTGCGCTACCTGCGCCGGGTGCTGGCCGGGCTGACCGTGACCGAGGAGAGCCTGGCCGTTGACCAGACTCTCAAGGTGGGGCCGGAGGGCAATTTCATCGGCGAGCCGCACACCGCGGACAATTTCCGCAAGGAGTTCTGGCTGAGCGAGCTGACCGAGTGCCTGAGCTGGGAGGTCTACAAGGACCGTCCGGTGCGCGGCATGGAGCGCCTGGCCGAGGAAAAGGTGCGCGCAATCATCGCCCGCCCGCTGGAGCCGGTCCTGGATGACAATCAGATCACCGAGATCGACCGCATAGTCCGTCACGCCGAAAAGGCCATTCTGGGCTGA
- a CDS encoding glucosamine-6-phosphate deaminase, whose amino-acid sequence MIVRIYESGAELAAAAAAVGAEKLRQAIAERGRAVFLVATGGSQIEFIRRLTEMPGIDWGRTVMFHLDNYVGLPTTHPGCFHRYLKERLIDRVNPGAAYLIDGLAEDPQAECERYGRLLEQETVDVCFAGIGESGHLAFNDPPADFKTRRSFLVTPVSEVSRRQLAGEGWFDSPAECPDTGITISIERIMKSRSIVSVVPEVRKAEAVHNCLERGISPDYPASILRLHPDCQMFLDVDSASRLKGFRAALQLQWPAVVTLTD is encoded by the coding sequence ATGATTGTCAGGATTTACGAGTCCGGGGCCGAGCTGGCCGCGGCCGCGGCCGCGGTTGGCGCGGAGAAGCTCCGGCAGGCGATTGCAGAACGTGGGCGGGCCGTGTTCCTGGTGGCCACCGGCGGGTCGCAGATCGAGTTCATCCGTCGTCTTACCGAAATGCCAGGCATCGATTGGGGCCGGACAGTCATGTTCCATCTGGACAACTATGTCGGGCTGCCCACCACGCACCCGGGCTGCTTCCACCGCTACCTGAAAGAGCGCCTGATCGACCGGGTGAACCCAGGGGCGGCGTACCTGATCGACGGGCTGGCGGAGGACCCGCAGGCCGAGTGCGAGCGCTACGGCCGCCTTCTGGAGCAGGAAACCGTGGATGTCTGTTTCGCCGGGATAGGCGAGAGCGGGCACCTGGCTTTCAACGACCCGCCGGCGGATTTCAAGACCCGCAGGTCATTTCTTGTCACCCCGGTGAGCGAGGTCTCGCGCCGTCAGCTTGCCGGTGAGGGCTGGTTCGACTCCCCTGCGGAGTGCCCGGACACCGGCATCACAATCTCCATCGAGCGGATCATGAAAAGCCGCTCCATCGTGAGCGTGGTGCCCGAGGTCCGCAAGGCGGAGGCGGTGCACAATTGCCTGGAGCGTGGGATATCCCCGGACTACCCGGCCTCGATCCTGCGCCTGCATCCCGATTGCCAGATGTTCCTGGATGTCGATTCGGCCTCCAGGCTCAAGGGTTTCCGGGCCGCGCTTCAGCTGCAATGGCCGGCGGTTGTCACTCTGACGGATTGA
- a CDS encoding PorV/PorQ family protein encodes MSSKYMKHTLLTAAAALLAMVGSLLGQGIQNREYTGLDKYVTQGRPDNLSFAGVRAAEFLTIPVGARGIGLGDAYTAVADDISAIWYNPAGLGFLQNTQIMGTMVDYTMDLKYSYLCGATPVGDGSVVLGAFFGYLDIGEMKITTVSTPNGDGRVFGAYDFQMGGTVAYTFSDRFTGGLSLKYVHQDVFNNLSGNAFAIDAGGIYHTEFAGREVKLAFAVQNLGTNVTMRGSLLDVSVSPEGRGETGEASIPDGYGDYSNDPLAIMRRTTREGQYKTHTYHLPTVVKMALSYNLYTSGGLNWLATGEINRNSYMPLSYSTGSEVSFNFTEYISAALRLGWKIQTDEYTDDTDNTGIAYNGDDPTFRGFSCGGGIKRNVKGKTLEFNYAYRNKGRLSSDNFFTVAFGF; translated from the coding sequence ATGTCGAGTAAATACATGAAGCACACGCTGCTCACCGCCGCCGCTGCCCTGCTGGCCATGGTCGGGTCCCTGCTGGGCCAGGGCATCCAGAACCGGGAATACACCGGTCTGGACAAGTATGTCACCCAGGGGCGGCCGGACAACCTTTCGTTCGCCGGGGTGCGCGCGGCCGAGTTCCTCACCATTCCGGTCGGGGCGCGCGGCATCGGCCTCGGGGATGCCTACACCGCCGTGGCGGATGACATCTCCGCGATCTGGTACAACCCCGCCGGCCTGGGTTTCCTGCAGAACACCCAGATCATGGGCACCATGGTCGATTACACCATGGACCTCAAATACAGCTACCTGTGCGGCGCCACCCCGGTGGGGGACGGCTCCGTGGTGCTGGGCGCGTTTTTCGGCTACCTGGATATCGGTGAGATGAAGATCACCACTGTCTCCACGCCCAACGGCGACGGACGGGTGTTCGGGGCCTACGATTTCCAGATGGGCGGCACCGTGGCCTACACCTTCTCCGACCGCTTCACCGGCGGCCTGAGCCTCAAGTACGTGCACCAGGACGTGTTCAACAACCTGTCCGGCAATGCGTTCGCCATCGACGCGGGCGGGATCTACCATACGGAGTTCGCCGGCCGCGAGGTCAAGCTGGCTTTCGCCGTACAGAACCTCGGCACCAATGTCACCATGCGCGGCTCGCTGCTGGACGTGTCAGTCAGCCCGGAGGGACGGGGCGAGACCGGTGAGGCCTCGATCCCGGACGGCTACGGCGACTACTCCAACGACCCGCTGGCGATCATGCGGCGCACAACCAGGGAAGGCCAGTACAAGACCCACACCTATCACCTTCCCACCGTGGTCAAGATGGCGCTCTCGTACAACCTGTACACCTCGGGCGGCCTCAACTGGCTGGCCACCGGCGAGATCAACCGTAACAGCTACATGCCGCTCAGCTATTCCACCGGCTCGGAGGTGAGCTTCAATTTCACCGAGTACATTTCCGCGGCGCTGCGCCTGGGCTGGAAAATCCAGACCGACGAGTACACGGACGACACGGACAACACCGGCATCGCCTACAACGGCGACGATCCGACGTTCCGCGGCTTCAGCTGCGGCGGCGGGATCAAGCGCAACGTCAAAGGCAAGACCCTGGAGTTCAACTACGCCTACCGCAACAAAGGTCGGCTTTCCTCTGACAACTTTTTCACCGTGGCTTTCGGTTTCTGA
- a CDS encoding TonB-dependent receptor, giving the protein MERKISHRTGALLVTALWLLMLLSAGVLFGQLNVGKIEGTVRDKDSGNPLAGVQVIVEGTRQGNVTNADGYYFILNVSPGRRSIVFTFTGYQKTTVAGQLILAGQTTTVDARLSGSVVEMEGIVIEGQSEVLMPRDNTATKHRLTTAELISSPNTTLQDLLVLEAGVQIGGEGGMSRGLRIRGGRLGEEAMMVDGVLARNFTAEPMANNDQPNSNPNGNMYSQEISSTGADSHPLELATGSVEEVDVITGGFQAEYGNAQSGIINIVTKEGGPEFRGNVRYTTDMVMPITSDWGYNQLQTGIGGPIPLIPNLFFNVSGEIQSALDADPTHADEGFRGVNQEFVDRLNTAVKNDPLLGSQNPPYTLEMFRNGYDSWAAKTGNTPGLFTPGNPVRLPDNWKDRSLLSEKLVYNPLPGLKVILSDNYSRNQRSYPVGNSAFSGGEGNYFLNGIFTKQDFPNRNWKDGETQVYVPQSYARRTRTYNMLAGFDWDFLKSSTHSGALQFRLSRFSTNDVASSSLKTNYRREDNTTLWGWSLHDIPFEIESYPNWEIPTNNVEAQHLYLPDGLTHGAIDNPYNTPFGMVTENWAYWLAYFHVDESQWNYKGDLDFQLNRENRAKLGLQWTDFKNRELEIHGIEPRRLGENGRNEFNYRPRMLGAYLQNRTDLGDFIFDYGIRYDWFDPVDNWGRRNGDNLGDRFFVKNLSAWSPRFNVAFPVTDRSQLRFSYGTFSQVPGMTTIFTELNPGNLKFSRTQAFETGISFLPSNDVVLDLVAFYRDIDGNVTQKTYFRDYYRFKEGRRIRDWETGFTNGDIGNIKGFDLTLQKKYSNSLALNLAYTMQFSRATGSNIGATPNGSGGGRQGADNDYLDATTNETFTPPDVLWPNDGDRTHEFSVLAQYLVQTDYLPGDLAKKLLKDVNLNANFSLKSGQPLSDDATLLDSDLTFLMSRSVLLNHYRGHWYYNLDLRVNKSFSLGKSRKLNFYSEIFNLLNRKNSALYPSGYQSKEYLNVAGGVDLNWNDPSLDQYKRARFKNDYNQDGILTVEEQAKGAIAQQFMLDTMNKRRWGIARQVRFGLDLNF; this is encoded by the coding sequence ATGGAAAGAAAAATATCTCACCGGACCGGAGCACTCCTCGTCACGGCCCTGTGGCTGCTTATGCTGCTGAGCGCCGGAGTCCTTTTCGGTCAGCTGAACGTGGGCAAGATCGAGGGCACGGTCCGGGACAAGGACAGCGGCAATCCCCTGGCTGGGGTCCAGGTGATAGTGGAGGGGACCCGTCAGGGCAATGTCACAAACGCGGATGGCTACTATTTCATCCTCAACGTCTCCCCCGGCCGGCGTTCCATTGTCTTCACTTTCACCGGGTACCAGAAGACAACGGTCGCCGGCCAGCTCATTCTCGCCGGCCAGACCACCACGGTGGATGCCAGGCTGAGCGGCTCGGTCGTGGAGATGGAGGGGATCGTGATCGAGGGCCAGAGCGAGGTGCTGATGCCGAGGGACAATACAGCCACCAAGCACCGTCTGACCACGGCCGAGCTTATCTCCTCTCCCAACACCACCCTTCAAGACCTGCTTGTCCTGGAGGCCGGCGTTCAGATCGGAGGAGAGGGCGGCATGAGCCGTGGACTGCGTATCCGCGGTGGCCGTCTGGGTGAGGAGGCGATGATGGTCGACGGCGTGCTGGCGCGCAATTTCACCGCCGAGCCGATGGCCAACAACGATCAGCCGAACTCGAACCCAAATGGGAACATGTACTCGCAGGAAATCTCTTCCACCGGCGCAGATTCCCACCCTCTGGAACTGGCCACCGGCTCGGTCGAGGAAGTGGACGTAATCACTGGCGGCTTCCAGGCCGAGTACGGCAACGCCCAGTCCGGCATCATCAACATCGTCACCAAGGAGGGCGGGCCGGAGTTCCGTGGCAACGTGCGCTACACCACCGACATGGTCATGCCCATCACCTCCGACTGGGGCTACAACCAGCTCCAGACCGGGATCGGCGGACCGATACCCCTGATCCCGAACCTTTTTTTCAATGTTTCGGGCGAGATACAAAGTGCTCTGGACGCCGACCCGACCCATGCGGATGAGGGCTTCCGCGGTGTGAACCAGGAGTTCGTCGACCGTCTCAACACGGCGGTGAAAAACGACCCTCTGCTGGGCAGCCAGAACCCACCTTACACCCTGGAGATGTTCCGCAACGGGTATGACAGCTGGGCGGCCAAGACCGGAAACACACCCGGCCTTTTCACGCCAGGCAACCCGGTGCGCCTGCCCGACAACTGGAAAGACCGCTCGCTGCTGTCCGAGAAGCTGGTCTACAACCCCCTGCCGGGTCTGAAAGTGATCCTCAGCGACAACTACTCGCGCAACCAGCGGTCCTATCCTGTGGGCAACAGCGCTTTCAGCGGGGGCGAGGGTAACTATTTCCTGAACGGCATTTTCACAAAACAGGATTTCCCCAACCGTAACTGGAAAGACGGGGAGACCCAGGTCTACGTGCCCCAGAGCTACGCCCGTCGAACCAGGACCTATAACATGCTGGCCGGATTCGACTGGGATTTCCTGAAAAGCTCCACGCACAGCGGCGCCCTGCAGTTCCGTCTGTCGCGTTTCAGCACCAACGATGTCGCCAGCTCAAGCCTCAAGACCAACTACCGCCGCGAGGACAACACCACGCTGTGGGGTTGGTCGCTGCACGATATCCCGTTCGAAATCGAAAGCTACCCGAACTGGGAGATACCGACCAACAACGTGGAAGCTCAGCACTTGTACCTGCCGGACGGACTGACCCACGGTGCAATCGATAATCCCTACAACACACCATTCGGCATGGTGACTGAAAATTGGGCCTACTGGCTGGCCTATTTCCATGTGGACGAGAGCCAGTGGAATTACAAGGGCGATCTCGATTTCCAGCTCAACCGCGAGAATCGCGCCAAGCTCGGATTACAGTGGACCGATTTCAAGAACCGCGAGCTGGAGATTCACGGCATCGAGCCGCGGCGCCTGGGAGAAAACGGGCGCAACGAGTTCAACTACCGGCCCCGGATGCTGGGGGCCTATCTCCAGAACCGGACTGACCTCGGAGATTTTATTTTCGATTACGGAATCCGCTACGACTGGTTCGACCCGGTGGACAACTGGGGACGCCGCAACGGCGACAACCTGGGGGACCGCTTCTTCGTCAAGAACCTCTCCGCCTGGTCGCCGCGTTTCAACGTGGCTTTCCCGGTCACCGACCGCTCGCAGCTCCGGTTCTCCTACGGGACTTTCTCCCAGGTGCCCGGTATGACCACGATATTCACCGAGCTCAACCCGGGAAACCTGAAGTTTTCGCGGACCCAGGCTTTCGAGACCGGGATCAGTTTCCTGCCCTCGAACGATGTGGTCCTGGACCTGGTGGCGTTCTACCGGGACATAGACGGTAACGTGACCCAGAAGACTTATTTCCGCGACTACTACCGGTTTAAGGAGGGGCGCCGGATCAGGGACTGGGAAACCGGTTTCACCAACGGCGACATCGGAAACATCAAGGGTTTCGATTTGACCCTTCAGAAAAAGTACTCCAACAGCCTGGCCTTGAATTTAGCCTATACGATGCAGTTTTCCAGGGCTACAGGCTCCAATATCGGAGCCACGCCCAATGGCTCCGGAGGCGGACGTCAGGGCGCAGACAACGATTATCTGGATGCGACCACGAACGAAACATTCACCCCGCCGGATGTGCTGTGGCCGAACGACGGCGACCGGACACACGAATTCTCGGTCCTGGCGCAGTACCTGGTCCAGACGGATTATCTGCCCGGCGATCTGGCCAAGAAGCTTCTGAAAGACGTCAACCTCAACGCCAACTTCTCGCTCAAAAGCGGCCAGCCGCTCTCGGATGACGCGACGCTTCTGGATTCAGACCTGACTTTCCTGATGTCGCGCAGCGTACTGCTGAACCACTACCGCGGCCACTGGTACTACAACCTCGACCTGCGGGTCAACAAGAGTTTCAGCCTGGGCAAGTCGCGCAAGCTGAATTTCTATTCCGAGATATTCAACCTGCTCAACCGTAAGAACAGCGCGCTCTATCCCTCCGGCTACCAGTCCAAGGAGTACCTCAACGTGGCTGGCGGGGTGGACCTGAACTGGAATGACCCCTCGCTGGACCAGTACAAGCGGGCCCGGTTCAAGAACGACTACAACCAGGATGGCATCCTGACCGTGGAGGAACAGGCCAAGGGCGCCATTGCGCAGCAGTTCATGCTCGATACGATGAACAAACGGCGCTGGGGAATAGCCAGGCAGGTGCGTTTCGGCCTGGACCTCAATTTCTGA